The following coding sequences are from one Rathayibacter sp. VKM Ac-2760 window:
- a CDS encoding anthranilate synthase component I family protein, which translates to MVVPPEDSAVRSDAVRGDAVSSAAARSAVVRSAAVRTEVPWVDPERVYLALFAGAHASFWLDSGRDAVEGFSFLGTSDDVLTVDAGADVSPALAAVDAERTGDPALGRYGWIAYEAGAPFVSLPAAPAAPGAPPALALLRGDPVLEFDHRRRCVQVVSSRAAGEEAQRLARALEALAASHEEPAEPRDPEPAGPARWRHSADEYRALIAHCGAAIRAGDAYQLCLTNEVVVEGAFDPVEAYRRLRRSSPSHHGGLIRLGDRALVSASPERFLTAGAEGRVATHPIKGTRPRGADAAADAQLRADLLASVKERAENVMIVDLVRNDLARIAAPSSVRVDRLLEVETYPHVHQLVSEVSAQRAPGAGLAELIAATFPAGSMTGAPKRRAVELLREWEAGPRGLYAGAFGRLGGDGSLDLAMTIRTLVLDRAVARIGTGGGITALSIADEEVEETRLKARALLAALGVDLHEAEHSSPGR; encoded by the coding sequence GTGGTCGTGCCGCCGGAGGACTCCGCTGTCCGCAGTGACGCTGTCCGCGGTGACGCCGTCTCCAGTGCCGCCGCCCGCAGTGCCGTCGTTCGCAGCGCCGCCGTCCGCACCGAGGTCCCGTGGGTGGATCCGGAGCGCGTCTACCTCGCCCTCTTCGCCGGGGCGCACGCCTCCTTCTGGCTCGACTCCGGCCGCGACGCCGTCGAGGGCTTCTCCTTCCTCGGCACCTCCGACGACGTGCTGACGGTCGACGCCGGCGCGGACGTCTCGCCGGCGCTCGCCGCGGTCGACGCGGAGCGGACCGGCGACCCGGCACTCGGCCGGTACGGCTGGATCGCCTACGAGGCAGGAGCGCCCTTCGTCTCGCTGCCGGCGGCACCGGCGGCGCCCGGCGCGCCGCCCGCGCTCGCGCTGCTGCGCGGCGACCCGGTGCTCGAGTTCGATCACCGTCGCCGTTGCGTGCAGGTCGTCTCCTCCCGTGCCGCGGGGGAGGAGGCGCAACGGCTCGCGCGGGCGCTGGAGGCGCTCGCCGCGTCCCACGAGGAGCCGGCGGAGCCGCGCGACCCCGAGCCGGCCGGTCCTGCCCGCTGGCGGCACAGCGCGGACGAGTACCGCGCCCTCATCGCGCACTGCGGGGCGGCCATCCGGGCGGGCGACGCCTACCAGCTCTGCCTCACCAACGAGGTCGTCGTCGAGGGTGCCTTCGACCCGGTCGAGGCCTACCGACGGCTCCGCCGCTCCAGCCCCAGCCATCACGGCGGGCTGATCCGCCTCGGCGACCGGGCGCTCGTGAGCGCCTCGCCCGAGCGCTTCCTCACCGCCGGCGCCGAGGGGCGGGTGGCGACGCATCCGATCAAGGGCACCCGGCCGCGCGGGGCCGACGCCGCGGCGGACGCGCAGCTGCGGGCCGACCTGCTCGCGAGCGTGAAGGAGCGCGCCGAGAACGTGATGATCGTCGACCTGGTGCGCAACGACCTCGCCCGGATCGCGGCGCCGTCCTCGGTGCGGGTGGATCGCCTCCTCGAGGTCGAGACCTACCCGCACGTGCACCAGCTGGTGAGCGAGGTGTCGGCGCAGCGCGCGCCCGGCGCAGGCCTGGCCGAGCTGATCGCGGCGACCTTCCCCGCCGGTTCGATGACCGGCGCCCCGAAGCGCCGCGCGGTCGAGCTCCTCCGCGAGTGGGAGGCGGGACCGCGCGGGCTCTACGCCGGCGCCTTCGGCCGTCTCGGCGGCGACGGCTCGCTCGATCTCGCGATGACCATCCGCACGCTGGTGCTCGACCGCGCCGTCGCCCGCATCGGCACCGGCGGCGGCATCACCGCCCTGTCGATCGCGGACGAGGAGGTGGAGGAGACCCGGCTGAAGGCCCGCGCGCTGCTCGCCGCGCTCGGCGTCGACCTGCACGAGGCGGAGCATTCGTCGCCCGGACGCTAG
- a CDS encoding DUF2000 domain-containing protein: MSSAPVGYAEDEIDTAAPTRAARLKWVVVVDEALPIGRAVNAAACVAAATGALVPGLLGPAAQDASGSGHPGLPWAGCTVLAADAATLRIVRAKAEAHEGTFVADMPAAAQDTRVYDEYREVLGATAPESIEYLAVGLIGPRNRVDRIVGRLRLL, translated from the coding sequence ATGAGCAGCGCACCCGTCGGCTACGCCGAGGACGAGATCGACACCGCCGCACCGACGAGGGCGGCGCGGCTGAAGTGGGTGGTGGTGGTCGACGAGGCGCTCCCGATCGGCCGAGCCGTCAACGCCGCCGCCTGCGTCGCCGCCGCGACCGGAGCGCTGGTGCCGGGACTGCTCGGTCCCGCCGCGCAGGACGCGTCGGGCTCGGGGCATCCGGGGCTGCCGTGGGCGGGCTGCACGGTGCTCGCGGCGGACGCGGCGACGCTCCGGATCGTCCGGGCGAAGGCGGAGGCGCACGAGGGCACCTTCGTCGCCGACATGCCGGCCGCCGCGCAGGACACCCGGGTCTACGACGAGTACCGCGAGGTGCTCGGCGCGACCGCGCCCGAGTCGATCGAGTATCTGGCGGTCGGCCTGATCGGGCCGCGGAACCGGGTCGACAGGATCGTCGGTCGACTGCGACTGCTCTAG
- a CDS encoding ATP-binding cassette domain-containing protein codes for MPLAVFEVAAAAPLAVQSARSALSSAQRLADLDAQASSPALATDADVDPAATPPSGRDIVLRDLSVGWPEAPAPALAGVSLELLAGERVLVTGGSGSGKTTLAHALVRFLDHSGSYRIGGVEARTLPQNELRRLVGLVEQQPYLFDDTIRQNLLFARPEADDAELLAVLDRVGLASWTTARGGLDARVGERGSLVSGGQAQRLALARALLADFDVLVLDEPTASVDAPVADALLADLLRAASGRTVVLIAHRVDPALAFDRRITVANGTAVSV; via the coding sequence GTGCCGCTCGCCGTCTTCGAGGTCGCGGCGGCGGCACCGCTGGCCGTGCAGAGCGCCCGCTCCGCGCTCTCCAGCGCCCAGCGGCTCGCGGACCTCGATGCGCAGGCGTCCTCGCCCGCGCTCGCGACCGACGCCGACGTCGATCCGGCGGCGACGCCTCCCTCCGGCCGCGACATCGTCCTGCGCGATCTCTCCGTCGGCTGGCCGGAGGCGCCCGCTCCGGCCCTGGCCGGGGTGTCGCTCGAGCTGCTCGCCGGCGAGCGCGTGCTCGTGACCGGCGGCAGCGGCTCGGGCAAGACGACGCTCGCGCACGCGCTGGTCCGCTTCCTCGACCACTCCGGCTCGTACCGGATCGGCGGGGTCGAGGCGCGCACGCTGCCCCAGAACGAGCTGCGCCGTCTGGTCGGTCTGGTCGAGCAGCAGCCCTACCTCTTCGACGACACGATCCGGCAGAACCTGCTCTTCGCACGGCCGGAGGCGGACGACGCGGAGCTCCTCGCCGTCCTCGACCGGGTCGGGCTCGCCTCCTGGACCACCGCGCGCGGCGGCCTCGACGCGCGGGTCGGCGAGCGCGGCTCCCTCGTCTCCGGCGGGCAGGCGCAGCGCCTGGCGCTCGCGCGGGCGCTGCTCGCTGACTTCGACGTGCTCGTGCTCGACGAGCCGACCGCGTCGGTCGACGCGCCGGTCGCCGACGCGCTCCTGGCCGATCTGCTGCGGGCGGCCTCGGGCCGCACAGTGGTGCTGATCGCCCACCGCGTCGATCCGGCGCTCGCCTTCGACCGGCGGATCACCGTCGCGAACGGCACCGCCGTCTCGGTCTGA
- a CDS encoding DNA alkylation repair protein, producing MSDAGDFLRAALEYEGDVWRAQDVRERLGAGLDSTGASVGAVRGTVRDALTKFRGLEHDDVTALSSELWAPAVFELRLAAVVLLQSRVGLLRASDLTRLEGFVRDSRVDELSDPLALDVIAPLLAALAGQARTRADAVLDRWRQEGGRLERVAALARGPR from the coding sequence GTGAGCGACGCCGGCGACTTCCTCCGCGCCGCGCTCGAGTACGAGGGCGACGTCTGGCGGGCGCAGGACGTGCGCGAGCGGCTCGGCGCGGGGCTCGACTCCACCGGCGCCTCGGTCGGCGCGGTGCGCGGGACGGTGCGCGACGCGCTGACGAAGTTCCGCGGGCTCGAGCACGACGACGTCACGGCGCTGTCCTCCGAGCTGTGGGCACCGGCGGTGTTCGAGCTGCGACTGGCCGCCGTGGTGCTGCTGCAATCAAGGGTCGGACTGCTGCGCGCGTCCGATCTCACGCGCCTCGAGGGCTTCGTCCGCGACTCCCGCGTCGACGAGCTGAGCGATCCGCTCGCCCTCGATGTGATCGCGCCCCTGCTCGCGGCGCTGGCCGGACAGGCCCGTACTCGGGCCGATGCTGTGCTCGACCGCTGGCGGCAGGAGGGCGGCCGGCTCGAGCGAGTGGCGGCGCTCGCCCGCGGACCGCGCTGA
- the leuS gene encoding leucine--tRNA ligase has protein sequence MAEETSQQTGATDEERYDFRALQEKWLPIWEETRPFATGDSTDKRPRKYVLDMFPYPSGDLHMGHAEAYALGDVIARYWRQQGFNVLHPIGWDSFGLPAENAAIKRGLNPVTWTYDNIEQQKRSMKRYAASFDWDRVLHTSDPEYYKWNQWLFLKMYEKGLAYRKDSWVNWDPVDQTVLANEQVLADGTSERSGAVVVKKKLTQWYFKITDYADRLLDDLNQLEGSWPSKVIAMQRNWIGRSIGADVEFEIEGREERITVFTTRPDTLFGATFMVVAPDSDLAAELVEGADPELQTAFRGYLEKVQKSSEIERLTVDRPKTGVFLGRYAINPVNGERLPIWSADYVLSDYGHGAVMAVPAHDQRDLDFARAFDLPVRVVVDTSAPVTGAIPVIPEDPEELAALEAKYAVDPAVTGEALTGDGRLVNSGPLDGLSKRTAIERVIKLLEERGRGRSAKNYRLRDWLISRQRYWGTPIPIIHGENGELIPVPEDQLPVRLPSTDGLDLQPKGSSPLGAAEDWVNVANPNDGSPARRDPDTMDTFVDSSWYFLRFLSPKDDTQAFDPKLAEKWAPVDQYVGGVTHAILHLLYARFITKVLFDLGYVSFTEPFTALLNQGMVQMDGTAMSKSKGNIVRLSDQLDEFGVDAVRLTMAFAGPPEDDIDWADVSPSGSAKFLARAWRLAKDVTTKPDVEWKNGDAALRRQTHRFLAESPSLIEAFKFNVVVARLMELVNATRKVIDSGAGAGDPAVREATEVVAMALNLFAPYTAEDMWNRLGYEGSVAHALWRKADPTLLVEEKVTAILQVDGKVRDRIEVSPKISSDELEQKARATAGVGRALQGREVVTAVVRAPRLVNLVTKPA, from the coding sequence GTGGCAGAAGAGACCTCCCAGCAGACCGGCGCGACCGACGAGGAGCGCTACGACTTCCGCGCGCTCCAGGAGAAGTGGCTCCCGATCTGGGAGGAGACCCGGCCGTTCGCGACCGGCGACTCCACCGACAAGCGCCCGCGCAAGTACGTGCTCGACATGTTCCCCTACCCCTCCGGCGACCTGCACATGGGCCACGCGGAGGCGTACGCGCTCGGCGACGTCATCGCGCGCTACTGGCGCCAGCAGGGCTTCAACGTGCTGCACCCGATCGGCTGGGACAGCTTCGGCCTCCCCGCCGAGAACGCGGCGATCAAGCGCGGGCTGAACCCGGTCACCTGGACCTACGACAACATCGAGCAGCAGAAGCGCTCGATGAAGCGCTACGCCGCGTCGTTCGACTGGGACCGCGTCCTGCACACCTCCGACCCGGAGTACTACAAGTGGAACCAGTGGCTGTTCCTCAAGATGTACGAGAAGGGGCTCGCCTACCGCAAGGACAGCTGGGTCAACTGGGACCCGGTGGACCAGACCGTCCTCGCGAACGAGCAGGTCCTGGCGGACGGCACGTCGGAGCGCTCGGGCGCCGTCGTGGTGAAGAAGAAGCTCACCCAGTGGTACTTCAAGATCACCGACTACGCCGACCGCCTGCTCGACGACCTCAACCAGCTCGAGGGCTCCTGGCCGTCGAAGGTCATCGCGATGCAGCGCAACTGGATCGGCCGCTCGATCGGCGCCGATGTCGAGTTCGAGATCGAGGGCCGCGAGGAGCGGATCACGGTCTTCACGACGCGCCCCGACACCCTCTTCGGCGCGACCTTCATGGTCGTCGCCCCCGACTCCGATCTGGCCGCCGAGCTGGTCGAGGGCGCCGACCCGGAGCTGCAGACCGCGTTCCGCGGCTACCTGGAGAAGGTGCAGAAGTCGAGCGAGATCGAGCGCCTCACCGTTGACCGCCCGAAGACCGGCGTCTTCCTCGGCCGCTACGCGATCAACCCCGTCAACGGCGAGCGCCTGCCGATCTGGTCGGCCGACTACGTGCTGTCCGACTACGGGCACGGCGCCGTCATGGCCGTCCCCGCGCACGACCAGCGCGACCTCGACTTCGCGCGCGCCTTCGACCTGCCCGTGCGGGTCGTCGTCGACACCTCGGCTCCCGTCACGGGGGCGATCCCGGTCATCCCCGAGGACCCGGAGGAGCTCGCCGCTCTCGAGGCGAAGTACGCGGTCGACCCCGCGGTCACCGGGGAGGCGCTGACCGGCGACGGCCGCCTGGTCAACTCCGGCCCGCTCGACGGGCTGTCCAAGCGCACCGCGATCGAGCGCGTGATCAAGCTGCTCGAGGAGCGCGGCCGCGGCCGCTCGGCGAAGAACTACCGCCTCCGCGACTGGCTGATCTCGCGCCAGCGCTACTGGGGCACGCCGATCCCGATCATCCACGGCGAGAACGGCGAGCTGATCCCCGTCCCCGAGGACCAGCTGCCCGTCCGCCTGCCCTCGACCGACGGCCTCGACCTGCAGCCGAAGGGCTCGTCGCCGCTCGGCGCCGCCGAGGACTGGGTCAACGTCGCGAACCCGAACGACGGCAGCCCCGCGCGCCGCGACCCGGACACGATGGACACCTTCGTCGACTCCTCGTGGTACTTCCTCCGCTTCCTCTCGCCGAAGGACGACACCCAGGCGTTCGACCCGAAGCTCGCCGAGAAGTGGGCGCCCGTCGACCAGTACGTCGGCGGCGTCACGCACGCGATCCTGCACCTGCTCTACGCGCGCTTCATCACCAAGGTGCTCTTCGACCTCGGCTACGTCTCCTTCACCGAGCCGTTCACCGCCCTGCTCAACCAGGGCATGGTGCAGATGGACGGCACCGCGATGTCCAAGTCGAAGGGCAACATCGTCCGCCTGTCCGACCAGCTGGACGAGTTCGGCGTCGACGCCGTGCGCCTGACCATGGCGTTCGCCGGCCCGCCGGAGGACGACATCGACTGGGCCGACGTCTCGCCGTCGGGCAGCGCGAAGTTCCTCGCCCGCGCCTGGCGCCTGGCGAAGGACGTCACGACCAAGCCCGACGTGGAGTGGAAGAACGGCGACGCGGCACTGCGCCGGCAGACGCACCGCTTCCTCGCCGAGTCGCCCTCGCTGATCGAGGCGTTCAAGTTCAACGTCGTCGTCGCGCGCCTGATGGAGCTGGTCAACGCGACCCGCAAGGTCATCGACTCCGGCGCCGGCGCGGGCGACCCCGCCGTCCGCGAGGCGACCGAGGTCGTCGCGATGGCACTCAACCTGTTCGCGCCGTACACGGCCGAGGACATGTGGAACCGTCTCGGCTACGAGGGCTCGGTCGCGCACGCCCTGTGGCGCAAGGCCGACCCGACGCTCCTGGTCGAGGAGAAGGTCACCGCGATCCTCCAGGTCGACGGCAAGGTCCGCGACCGCATCGAGGTCTCGCCGAAGATCTCCTCGGACGAGCTCGAGCAGAAGGCGCGGGCCACGGCGGGCGTCGGCCGCGCGCTGCAGGGCCGCGAGGTCGTCACGGCCGTCGTCCGGGCGCCGCGCCTGGTGAACCTGGTGACGAAGCCGGCGTAG
- a CDS encoding aminotransferase class IV, which yields MDGERVRQWDGHELGPALDAPSGPLLAADSWLVSEGRVRGLDLHRERFLTGVAAAGGADGAGPFFDAAVAALPRSGDSFPRVELTADGLRLRLRPAPPLGRTVVLWTSPVDPRRVPERKGPDIARLALLRARAVAAGADEAVLLGADGTVVDGATSAVLWWLGDALVVPPASSRRVRSVTARTVSVLAGALGVDVIEAPAEPADLDGREVWTANALHGLRLATTWIDGPALAAEPGRLDAWRRRLDALARPLP from the coding sequence GTGGACGGCGAGCGAGTGCGGCAGTGGGACGGGCACGAGCTCGGCCCCGCCCTCGACGCCCCGTCCGGCCCGCTCCTCGCGGCGGACTCCTGGCTGGTGTCGGAGGGTCGCGTGCGCGGGCTCGATCTGCATCGGGAGCGGTTCCTCACCGGCGTCGCTGCAGCCGGCGGCGCAGACGGGGCGGGCCCGTTCTTCGACGCCGCCGTCGCCGCGCTCCCCCGCAGCGGCGACTCCTTCCCCCGGGTCGAGCTGACCGCCGACGGCCTCCGCCTCCGGCTGCGTCCCGCCCCGCCACTGGGCCGCACCGTCGTCCTGTGGACGAGCCCCGTCGATCCTCGGCGGGTGCCCGAGCGCAAGGGGCCGGACATCGCCCGGCTCGCCCTGCTCCGCGCGCGGGCGGTCGCGGCCGGCGCGGACGAGGCGGTGCTGCTCGGCGCGGACGGCACGGTCGTCGACGGGGCCACGAGCGCCGTCCTCTGGTGGCTCGGCGACGCGCTGGTGGTCCCGCCCGCGAGCAGCCGACGCGTCCGGAGCGTGACGGCGCGCACCGTCTCGGTGCTCGCGGGCGCGCTCGGAGTCGACGTCATCGAGGCACCGGCCGAACCGGCGGACCTCGACGGGCGCGAGGTGTGGACGGCGAACGCCCTGCACGGACTGCGGCTCGCCACGACCTGGATCGACGGCCCGGCACTGGCGGCGGAACCCGGCCGTCTGGACGCCTGGCGCCGACGCCTCGACGCCCTCGCGCGCCCCCTGCCCTGA
- a CDS encoding Lrp/AsnC family transcriptional regulator translates to MNDQQNRDPVVLDALDIAILRVLQSDARTSNRDVAAAVGVSPTTSLDRMRRLRTRGVITGTTLEVDLAAIGRGVQALIAVRIRPPSREVIESFRDWVSGLEQTLGVFVTAGNEDFIIHVAVRDNDDLYAFVIDRLTQRREVADVRTSVVYQHLRNGSVPPA, encoded by the coding sequence ATGAACGACCAGCAGAACCGCGACCCGGTGGTCCTCGACGCGCTCGACATCGCGATCCTGCGGGTTCTGCAGTCGGATGCACGGACATCGAACCGCGACGTGGCCGCGGCGGTCGGGGTCTCCCCCACCACCTCCCTCGACCGGATGCGCCGCCTGCGCACCCGCGGCGTGATCACCGGCACGACCCTCGAGGTCGATCTCGCCGCGATCGGCCGAGGCGTCCAGGCGCTGATCGCCGTCCGGATCCGGCCGCCGTCGCGCGAGGTGATCGAGTCGTTCCGCGACTGGGTGAGCGGCCTCGAGCAGACCCTCGGCGTCTTCGTGACCGCGGGCAACGAGGACTTCATCATCCACGTCGCCGTCCGCGACAACGACGACCTCTACGCCTTCGTGATCGACCGCCTCACCCAGCGCCGCGAGGTCGCCGACGTCCGCACGTCCGTGGTCTACCAGCACCTCCGCAACGGCTCGGTACCGCCCGCCTGA
- the cydD gene encoding thiol reductant ABC exporter subunit CydD, whose amino-acid sequence MKPLDPRLLRHARAARRFLALGGALALARTAATIAFAWLIAQLVAGAVDGRSAAELTPSLAALAGVVAARAVLAWAIEVNAARGGAGAKGELRAAALGALVALGPAGRTGGSGGVVALLGGGLDALDGYFTRYLPQLIATAIATPILTLVVFLADPLSALFLVVTLPLIPVFMVLIGWATQAVQQRQWRRLQALASGFVDTVGGLATLKIFGRAERQGARIRALTEDYRVHTMKVLRVTFLSSFVLELAGSLSVALVAVSIGLRLVDGSLGLAIGLFVLVLAPDVFLPVRQVGAEFHAAADGVQAADEVFAIIERAAAVPVRTASIARPGSLELRGLAVDDGAGRVLAPVDATLRAGTITALTGPSGSGKSTLLAALAGFAPVTGSIALGGAAVDVSTRRDWLAWSGQRPDLLPGTVGSNVALGSRSPEPERVARALAIAGCELDPGRRIDADGTGLSGGQAARVAVARAVHRVLERGCAVLALDEPTAALDAESERALLAGLRGLADEGVIVLVATHRPATIAAADAELALTPVEAVLR is encoded by the coding sequence GTGAAGCCCCTCGATCCCCGATTGCTCCGCCACGCCCGCGCCGCGCGCCGCTTCCTCGCGCTCGGCGGAGCGCTCGCGCTCGCCCGGACCGCCGCGACGATCGCGTTCGCCTGGCTGATCGCGCAGCTGGTCGCGGGTGCGGTGGACGGGCGGTCGGCCGCCGAGCTGACGCCGTCGCTCGCCGCGCTGGCCGGTGTCGTCGCGGCGCGCGCGGTGCTGGCCTGGGCGATCGAGGTCAACGCGGCCCGCGGCGGAGCGGGAGCGAAGGGCGAGCTGCGAGCCGCGGCCCTCGGAGCGCTCGTCGCGCTCGGGCCCGCGGGACGCACGGGCGGCTCCGGCGGAGTGGTCGCGCTGCTCGGCGGCGGGCTCGATGCGCTCGACGGCTACTTCACGCGCTACCTCCCGCAGCTGATCGCCACGGCGATCGCGACCCCGATCCTCACCCTCGTGGTCTTCCTCGCCGATCCGCTCAGCGCGCTCTTCCTGGTCGTCACGCTGCCGCTGATCCCGGTGTTCATGGTGCTGATCGGCTGGGCGACGCAGGCGGTGCAGCAGCGGCAGTGGCGCCGGCTGCAGGCGCTCGCCTCCGGCTTCGTCGACACGGTCGGCGGCCTGGCCACCTTGAAGATCTTCGGGCGGGCGGAGCGGCAGGGCGCCCGGATCCGCGCGCTCACCGAGGACTACCGGGTGCACACGATGAAGGTGCTGCGGGTGACCTTCCTCAGCAGCTTCGTGCTGGAGCTGGCCGGCTCGCTGTCGGTCGCGCTCGTCGCGGTGTCGATCGGGCTGCGACTCGTCGACGGGTCGCTGGGTCTCGCGATCGGCCTGTTCGTGCTCGTGCTCGCGCCGGACGTGTTCCTGCCGGTGCGGCAGGTCGGCGCCGAGTTCCACGCGGCGGCGGACGGGGTGCAGGCGGCGGACGAGGTGTTCGCGATCATCGAGCGCGCGGCGGCGGTCCCGGTCCGCACGGCATCGATCGCGCGCCCGGGGTCGCTCGAGCTGCGCGGTCTCGCCGTCGACGACGGAGCGGGACGCGTCCTCGCTCCCGTCGACGCCACCCTGCGCGCCGGCACGATCACCGCGCTCACCGGGCCCAGCGGCTCCGGCAAGTCGACCCTGCTGGCCGCCCTCGCCGGATTCGCGCCGGTCACCGGCTCGATCGCTCTCGGCGGTGCGGCCGTCGACGTGTCGACCCGTCGTGACTGGCTCGCCTGGTCGGGGCAGCGGCCCGACCTGCTCCCGGGGACCGTCGGGTCCAACGTCGCGCTCGGCTCGCGCTCGCCCGAGCCGGAGCGCGTGGCGCGCGCGCTCGCCATCGCCGGCTGCGAGCTCGATCCCGGCCGCCGGATCGACGCGGACGGCACCGGTCTCTCGGGCGGGCAGGCGGCGCGGGTGGCCGTGGCGCGGGCCGTGCACCGCGTGCTCGAGCGCGGCTGCGCGGTGCTGGCACTCGACGAGCCGACCGCGGCACTCGACGCGGAGTCGGAGCGGGCGCTGCTCGCCGGTCTGCGCGGTCTCGCCGACGAGGGCGTGATCGTGCTCGTCGCCACCCACCGGCCGGCGACCATCGCGGCCGCCGACGCCGAGCTCGCGCTCACTCCCGTCGAGGCGGTGCTCCGATGA
- a CDS encoding ComEA family DNA-binding protein, which produces MRQITEDDDPEGLLRRPRRSRVRWRVGVGAAVVLVIAAAVVAVLLAGARAGGRTEVLAPVSGPSGSAVPSWAADAGGGPGTPPPSASTGVPLYVHVAGAVVTPGLYLLDPGARVTDALAAAGGFTETAERAAVNLARRVVDGEQILVPEQGAVSAPGAAGAGSTGSAPAGGVISLSTATAAQLEELTGIGPSTAAKIVAYREEHGPFTSVDQLLEVPGIGEKTLEAFREQVSP; this is translated from the coding sequence ATGCGGCAGATCACGGAGGACGACGACCCCGAGGGGCTCCTGCGCCGACCGCGGCGGTCCCGGGTCCGCTGGCGCGTCGGAGTCGGCGCGGCGGTCGTGCTGGTCATCGCTGCGGCGGTCGTGGCGGTCCTGCTGGCGGGTGCTCGTGCGGGAGGGCGGACGGAGGTGCTCGCGCCGGTGAGCGGACCCTCGGGATCAGCGGTGCCGAGCTGGGCGGCCGATGCCGGTGGCGGGCCGGGCACACCGCCGCCGAGTGCCTCGACCGGCGTGCCGCTCTACGTGCACGTGGCCGGAGCGGTCGTCACCCCCGGTCTGTACCTGCTCGACCCGGGTGCGCGCGTGACGGATGCGCTCGCGGCGGCGGGTGGCTTCACCGAGACGGCCGAGCGGGCGGCGGTCAACCTCGCCCGGCGGGTGGTGGACGGCGAGCAGATCCTCGTCCCGGAGCAGGGTGCGGTGAGTGCTCCCGGTGCTGCCGGAGCGGGCAGCACCGGCTCGGCCCCCGCGGGCGGCGTCATCAGCCTCAGCACGGCGACGGCGGCGCAACTCGAGGAGCTGACCGGGATCGGTCCCTCGACCGCCGCGAAGATCGTCGCCTACCGGGAGGAGCACGGGCCGTTCACCTCGGTCGACCAGCTGCTCGAGGTCCCCGGCATCGGCGAGAAGACCCTCGAGGCGTTCCGCGAGCAGGTGTCGCCGTGA